From a region of the Hemibagrus wyckioides isolate EC202008001 linkage group LG06, SWU_Hwy_1.0, whole genome shotgun sequence genome:
- the kdm6a gene encoding lysine-specific demethylase 6A isoform X1 → MKSWGVSVAPAACTAAAARSLGDDDEEKKMAARKPSESEEDFPKLTAEERECLAGVDSSLFGFQRLHEDGARTKALLLKAIRCYDAYILKSEGKVEPEVFCQLGHFNLLLDNYPKALSAYQRYYSLQSDYWKNAAFLYGLGMVYFHYNAFQWAIKAFQEVLYIDPSFSRAKEIHLRLGLMFKVNTDYDLSLKHFQLALIDSTPCTLSKAEIHFHIAHLYEIQKKYRAAKEAYESLLQTENLPVQVKATTLQQLGWMHHTVEQLGDKANKDSYAIQCLQKSLETDPDSGQSWYFLGRCYSSIGKVQDAFISYRQSIDKSEASADTWCSIGVLYQQQNQPMDALQAYICAVQLDHSHAAAWMDLGTLYESCNQPQDAIKCYINATCSKSCSNVTALTARIKCLQAQLCNLQQGSLQSKSKMLPSIEEAWSLPIPAELTSRQGALNTAQQQAGKSHQHGEGQSQLPAQSLPPHMLSSSQSLDQSSPSKRKRTTSPAKNSAEICSTNPVQQQVPNCYLNPQKLQLLEQLRANRTNLKPVQLQMLEQLEKQLILMQQHQQMRLNAVGEVRPTLSNGPCPKSDPSLPDSKSLPSPRHAPVALSNTPITTQPSFRTPCTLQPMANGPAPASPSPCSTAGALANTERNSVGNNHLPGQGSNGNVPYLQQNALPRNCATPTSSSSTMNDQLWKSQHVNSTQGLNKSPGSHSAGPNGERALSSTGTSPPTCTSVPNECGYSSQESLNPLPSPPVPHSSTSGGHQGPALTKESMPSSNGHLAGMPNSTATAGRPNHVHQGSAGAPVPELCSPAQLSPDNLPLSALHMGKASSNDVSKDSGVVALGTTVNSIHLQMGSKTQENSVASSPCSAMSTATPSPKSAEHNSAGSLNSPRLNGKGLEDSQSPMKVDSPLVCSKAPNPSLVPWASVSIYPSSREVLKACRHLGKNGVSTSSILMDRCPPPRVPSSPFPPLPKDKLNPPTPSIYLESKRDAFFPPLHQFCTNAVNPVTVIRGLAGALKLDLGLFSTKTLVEANPDHLVEVRTQFLQPTDENWDITGTRKTWRCESSRSHTTISKYAQYQASSFQESLREENEKKGQKEHSDTESAPAENLVRRRRGPFKHIKFGTNIDLSDEQKWKLQLAELSKLPAFARVVSAGNLLTHVGHTILGMNTVQLYMKVPGSRTPGHQENNNFCSVNINIGPGDCEWFAVPESYWGVLNDFCEKNNINFLMGSWWPNLEDLYEANVPVYRFIQRPGDLVWLNTGTVHWVQAIGWCNNVAWNVGPLTAHQYKLAVERYEWNKLQSVKSIVPMIHLSWNLARNIKVSDHKLFEMIKYCLLKTLKQCQMLREALIAAGRELVWHGRTKDEPAHYCSICEVEVFDLLFVTSESNSRKTYVVHCQDCARRGSPNLENFVVLEQYKMEDLMQVYDQFTLASPLPSSTS, encoded by the exons GCCATTCGCTGCTATGATGCCTACATCCTGAAATCCGAAGGAAAAGTTGAACCTGAGGTGTTCTGCCAGTTAGGCCACTTCAACCTCTTGCTAGACAATTACCCTAAAG CATTATCTGCATACCAGAGGTACTACAGTTTACAGTCAGACTACTGGAAG aatgCTGCCTTCTTATATGGCCTTGGCATGGTTTACTTCCATTACAATGCGTTTCAGTG GGCGATAAAAGCCTTTCAGGAGGTGCTGTACATTGATCCCAGCTTCTCTAGAGCCAAGGAGATCCATCTGCGTTTGGGGCTGATGTTTAAAGTCAACACGGACTATGACTTGAGCCTAAAG CATTTTCAGCTGGCTTTGATTGACTCCACACCCTGCACTTTGTCTAAAGCTGAAA TTCACTTCCACATTGCTCATTTATATGAAATTCAG AAGAAGTACCGTGCGGCAAAAGAAGCATATGAAAGTCTGTTACAGACCGAGAATCTCCCGGTACAGGTGAAGGCAACTACTCTCCAACAACTGG GCTGGATGCATCACACAGTCGAACAGCTAGGAGATAAAGCTAACAAAGACAGCTATGCTATTCAGTGTCTGCAGAAGTCTCTGGAAACAGATCCTGACTCTGGACAATCTTGGTACTTCCTGGGCAG GTGCTACTCCAGTATTGGAAAGGTCCAGGATGCGTTTATTTCATACAGGCAATCCATTGATAAGTCGGAGGCTAGTGCTGATACGTGGTGCTCAATAGG tgtgttataTCAGCAACAGAACCAGCCGATGGACGCACTTCAGGCCTATATATGTGCAGTACAGCTGGATCACAGCCATGCCGCTGCCTGGATGGACCTGGGAACCCTCTACGAGTCCTGCAACCAGCCTCAGGATGCCATCAAATGCTACATTAACGCCACCTGCAGCAAGTCCTGCTCTAACGTTACTGCTCTCACTGCCCGTATTAAATGTCTACAG GCTCAGTTGTGTAATCTACAGCAAGGTAGTCTACAGAGTAAAAGTAAAATGCTCCCTAGTATTGAGGAGGCATGGAGCCTACCAATTCCAGCAGAGCTTACCTCCAGACAGGGAGCCCTGAACACAGCACAGCAG CAAGCAGGAAAATCTCATCAGCATGGTGAAGGTCAGTCCCAGCTCCCAGCACAGTCACTGCCTCCACACATGCTGTCCTCTAGCCAGTCGCTCGACCAATCCAGTCCTAGCAAGAGGAAGAGAACTACCAGTCCAGCCAAG AACTCGGCTGAAATCTGTTCCACCAATCCAGTCCAACAGCAAGTTCCTAACTGTTACCTAAATCCCCAGAAGCTTCAG CTCCTGGAACAGTTGCGGGCTAACAGAACAAACCTGAAGCCAGTGCAGCTTCAAATGTTAGAACAGTTGGAAAAACAACTCATTCTTATGCAGCAGCATCAGCAG ATGAGATTGAATGCTGTTGGTGAAGTGCGGCCCACCTTATCCAATGGACCTTGTCCAAAAAGTGACCCATCACTGCCCGATTCAAAATCGCTCCCATCACCGCGCCATGCACCAGTTGCTCTCTCGAACACACCGATCACCACGCAGCCCTCATTTCGTACACCCTGCACCCTACAGCCAATGGCCAACGGACCTGCTCCTGCGAGCCCTTCCCCCTGCAGTACTGCTGGAGCCCTGGCTAACACAGAGAGAAATTCTGTGGGCAATAATCACTTACCAGGGCAAGGGAGCAATGGAAATGTGCCTTACCTGCAGCAAAACGCACTACCTCGTAACTGTGCAACCCctaccagcagcagcagcacaatgaatGATCAGCTGTGGAAAAGCCAACATGTCAACTCCACTCAG GGGCTTAACAAAAGTCCAGGTTCGCATTCAGCAGGTCCCAATGGTGAACGGGCACTTTCTTCCACAGGGACGTCTCCGCCTACCTGCACAAGCGTTCCAAATGAGTGTGGATATTCTTCACAGGAGTCTCTCAATCCCCTTCCCTCTCCCCCTGTCCCTCACTCCTCTACCTCAGGTGGACATCAAGGCCCTGCTCTGACCAAAGAGAGCATGCCTTCCTCAAATGGGCATTTGGCGGGGATGCCCAACAGCACTGCCACTGCAGGACGGCCTAATCACGTCCATCAGGGCTCGGCAGGTGCTCCTGTGCCCGAACTTTGCTCACCAGCTCAGCTCAGTCCAGACAATCTTCCACTCTCGGCCTTGCATATGGGAAAAGCCAGTAGTAATGATGTTAGTAAAGACAGTGGGGTGGTTGCTCTTGGCACAACGGTTAACAGCATTCACCTACAAATGGGCTCTAAGACGCAGGAGAACTCTGTTGCTTCATCACCGTGCTCAGCCATGTCTACAGCCACACCTTCTCCCAAATCTGCGGAGCACAACAGCGCTGGCAGCCTTAACAGCCCCAGGCTCAATGGGAAAGGCCTGGAGGACTCGCAAAGCCCAATGAAGGTGGACTCCCCTTTAGTCTGCTCTAAAGCTCCAAACCCTTCGCTTGTTCCATGGGCATCTGTCTCCATCTACCCAAGCTCCAGGGAAGTGCTTAAAGCCTGCAG ACACCTTGGGAAAAACGGTGTATCCACGAGTAGCATCTTAATGGACAGATGTCCCCCTCCAAGGGTCCCTTCTTCACCCTTCCCTCCACTACCAAAGGACAAACTCAACCCCCCTACGCCTAGTATTTAT TTGGAGAGCAAAAGGGATGCGTTCTTCCCACCACTTCACCAGTTCTGCACTAACGCGGTCAACCCTGTTACAGTTATCCGAGGCCTTGCTGGAGCACTTAAGCTGG ACCTGGGTCTGTTTTCCACTAAGACCTTGGTGGAGGCAAACCCAGATCACCTGGTGGAAGTGAGGACTCAGTTCTTGCAGCCCACTGATGAGAATTGGGACATCACCGGCACCAGGAAGACATGGCGCTGTGAGAGTAGCCGATCCCATACCACCATCTCCAAGTATGCGCAGTACCAGGCCTCCTCTTTCCAGGAGTCTCTGCGT GAggagaatgaaaagaaaggacAGAAGGAGCACTCTGACACAGAATCAGCTCCTGCAGAAAA tttggtACGACGACGAAGAGGTCCCTTTAAGCACATCAAGTTTGGGACAAACATTGACTTGTCAGATGAGCAAAA GTGGAAGCTGCAGCTGGCTGAGTTGAGTAAGCTGCCTGCATTCGCTCGTGTTGTTTCTGCAGGGAACCTGCTCACTCATGTGGGCCATACTATCCTGGGCATGAATACTGTccagctctatatgaaggtccCTGGCAGCAGGACACCAG GTCATCAAGAAAACAACAATTTCTGTTCAGTCAACATTAACATCGGCCCAGGAGACTGTGAGTGGTTTGCTGTACCCGAGTCATACTGGGGTGTTCTGAATGACTTTTGTGAGAA GAATAACATCAATTTCTTGATGGGCTCATGGTGGCCTAACCTGGAGGACTTGTATGAAGCTAATGTGCCAGTGTATCGCTTCATCCAGAGACCAGGAGACCTAGTGTGGCTAAACACGGGCACAGTACACTGGGTGCAGGCCATTGGCTGGTGCAATAATGTAGCCTGGAATGTAGGCCCTCTCACCG CACATCAGTACAAGTTGGCAGTGGAGCGCTATGAGTGGAACAAACTCCAGAGTGTCAAATCCATCGTTCCTATGATTCACCTCTCTTGGAACCTGGCCAGAAATATTAAAGTATCGGACCACAAGCTCTTTGAGATGATCAA GTACTGTTTGCTGAAGACACTGAAGCAGTGTCAGATGCTCAGGGAGGCTCTGATAGCTGCAGGCAGAGAGCTGGTGTGGCATGGGAGGACCAAGGACGAGCCAGCACACTACTGTAGCATTTGTGAG GTGGAGGTCTTTGACCTACTGTTTGTCACCAGTGAGAGCAACTCGCGGAAGACCTATGTGGTGCATTGTCAGGACTGTGCTCGTCGAGGCAGTCCAAACCTTGAAAATTTTGTAGTTTTGGAGCAGTATAAGATGGAGGATCTGATGCAAGTCTATGACCAGTTCACATTA gCTTCACCTCTGCCTTCCTCCACAtcttga
- the kdm6a gene encoding lysine-specific demethylase 6A isoform X2, giving the protein MKSWGVSVAPAACTAAAARSLGDDDEEKKMAARKPSESEEDFPKLTAEERECLAGVDSSLFGFQRLHEDGARTKALLLKAIRCYDAYILKSEGKVEPEVFCQLGHFNLLLDNYPKALSAYQRYYSLQSDYWKNAAFLYGLGMVYFHYNAFQWAIKAFQEVLYIDPSFSRAKEIHLRLGLMFKVNTDYDLSLKHFQLALIDSTPCTLSKAEIHFHIAHLYEIQKKYRAAKEAYESLLQTENLPVQVKATTLQQLGWMHHTVEQLGDKANKDSYAIQCLQKSLETDPDSGQSWYFLGRCYSSIGKVQDAFISYRQSIDKSEASADTWCSIGVLYQQQNQPMDALQAYICAVQLDHSHAAAWMDLGTLYESCNQPQDAIKCYINATCSKSCSNVTALTARIKCLQQAGKSHQHGEGQSQLPAQSLPPHMLSSSQSLDQSSPSKRKRTTSPAKNSAEICSTNPVQQQVPNCYLNPQKLQLLEQLRANRTNLKPVQLQMLEQLEKQLILMQQHQQMRLNAVGEVRPTLSNGPCPKSDPSLPDSKSLPSPRHAPVALSNTPITTQPSFRTPCTLQPMANGPAPASPSPCSTAGALANTERNSVGNNHLPGQGSNGNVPYLQQNALPRNCATPTSSSSTMNDQLWKSQHVNSTQGLNKSPGSHSAGPNGERALSSTGTSPPTCTSVPNECGYSSQESLNPLPSPPVPHSSTSGGHQGPALTKESMPSSNGHLAGMPNSTATAGRPNHVHQGSAGAPVPELCSPAQLSPDNLPLSALHMGKASSNDVSKDSGVVALGTTVNSIHLQMGSKTQENSVASSPCSAMSTATPSPKSAEHNSAGSLNSPRLNGKGLEDSQSPMKVDSPLVCSKAPNPSLVPWASVSIYPSSREVLKACRHLGKNGVSTSSILMDRCPPPRVPSSPFPPLPKDKLNPPTPSIYLESKRDAFFPPLHQFCTNAVNPVTVIRGLAGALKLDLGLFSTKTLVEANPDHLVEVRTQFLQPTDENWDITGTRKTWRCESSRSHTTISKYAQYQASSFQESLREENEKKGQKEHSDTESAPAENLVRRRRGPFKHIKFGTNIDLSDEQKWKLQLAELSKLPAFARVVSAGNLLTHVGHTILGMNTVQLYMKVPGSRTPGHQENNNFCSVNINIGPGDCEWFAVPESYWGVLNDFCEKNNINFLMGSWWPNLEDLYEANVPVYRFIQRPGDLVWLNTGTVHWVQAIGWCNNVAWNVGPLTAHQYKLAVERYEWNKLQSVKSIVPMIHLSWNLARNIKVSDHKLFEMIKYCLLKTLKQCQMLREALIAAGRELVWHGRTKDEPAHYCSICEVEVFDLLFVTSESNSRKTYVVHCQDCARRGSPNLENFVVLEQYKMEDLMQVYDQFTLASPLPSSTS; this is encoded by the exons GCCATTCGCTGCTATGATGCCTACATCCTGAAATCCGAAGGAAAAGTTGAACCTGAGGTGTTCTGCCAGTTAGGCCACTTCAACCTCTTGCTAGACAATTACCCTAAAG CATTATCTGCATACCAGAGGTACTACAGTTTACAGTCAGACTACTGGAAG aatgCTGCCTTCTTATATGGCCTTGGCATGGTTTACTTCCATTACAATGCGTTTCAGTG GGCGATAAAAGCCTTTCAGGAGGTGCTGTACATTGATCCCAGCTTCTCTAGAGCCAAGGAGATCCATCTGCGTTTGGGGCTGATGTTTAAAGTCAACACGGACTATGACTTGAGCCTAAAG CATTTTCAGCTGGCTTTGATTGACTCCACACCCTGCACTTTGTCTAAAGCTGAAA TTCACTTCCACATTGCTCATTTATATGAAATTCAG AAGAAGTACCGTGCGGCAAAAGAAGCATATGAAAGTCTGTTACAGACCGAGAATCTCCCGGTACAGGTGAAGGCAACTACTCTCCAACAACTGG GCTGGATGCATCACACAGTCGAACAGCTAGGAGATAAAGCTAACAAAGACAGCTATGCTATTCAGTGTCTGCAGAAGTCTCTGGAAACAGATCCTGACTCTGGACAATCTTGGTACTTCCTGGGCAG GTGCTACTCCAGTATTGGAAAGGTCCAGGATGCGTTTATTTCATACAGGCAATCCATTGATAAGTCGGAGGCTAGTGCTGATACGTGGTGCTCAATAGG tgtgttataTCAGCAACAGAACCAGCCGATGGACGCACTTCAGGCCTATATATGTGCAGTACAGCTGGATCACAGCCATGCCGCTGCCTGGATGGACCTGGGAACCCTCTACGAGTCCTGCAACCAGCCTCAGGATGCCATCAAATGCTACATTAACGCCACCTGCAGCAAGTCCTGCTCTAACGTTACTGCTCTCACTGCCCGTATTAAATGTCTACAG CAAGCAGGAAAATCTCATCAGCATGGTGAAGGTCAGTCCCAGCTCCCAGCACAGTCACTGCCTCCACACATGCTGTCCTCTAGCCAGTCGCTCGACCAATCCAGTCCTAGCAAGAGGAAGAGAACTACCAGTCCAGCCAAG AACTCGGCTGAAATCTGTTCCACCAATCCAGTCCAACAGCAAGTTCCTAACTGTTACCTAAATCCCCAGAAGCTTCAG CTCCTGGAACAGTTGCGGGCTAACAGAACAAACCTGAAGCCAGTGCAGCTTCAAATGTTAGAACAGTTGGAAAAACAACTCATTCTTATGCAGCAGCATCAGCAG ATGAGATTGAATGCTGTTGGTGAAGTGCGGCCCACCTTATCCAATGGACCTTGTCCAAAAAGTGACCCATCACTGCCCGATTCAAAATCGCTCCCATCACCGCGCCATGCACCAGTTGCTCTCTCGAACACACCGATCACCACGCAGCCCTCATTTCGTACACCCTGCACCCTACAGCCAATGGCCAACGGACCTGCTCCTGCGAGCCCTTCCCCCTGCAGTACTGCTGGAGCCCTGGCTAACACAGAGAGAAATTCTGTGGGCAATAATCACTTACCAGGGCAAGGGAGCAATGGAAATGTGCCTTACCTGCAGCAAAACGCACTACCTCGTAACTGTGCAACCCctaccagcagcagcagcacaatgaatGATCAGCTGTGGAAAAGCCAACATGTCAACTCCACTCAG GGGCTTAACAAAAGTCCAGGTTCGCATTCAGCAGGTCCCAATGGTGAACGGGCACTTTCTTCCACAGGGACGTCTCCGCCTACCTGCACAAGCGTTCCAAATGAGTGTGGATATTCTTCACAGGAGTCTCTCAATCCCCTTCCCTCTCCCCCTGTCCCTCACTCCTCTACCTCAGGTGGACATCAAGGCCCTGCTCTGACCAAAGAGAGCATGCCTTCCTCAAATGGGCATTTGGCGGGGATGCCCAACAGCACTGCCACTGCAGGACGGCCTAATCACGTCCATCAGGGCTCGGCAGGTGCTCCTGTGCCCGAACTTTGCTCACCAGCTCAGCTCAGTCCAGACAATCTTCCACTCTCGGCCTTGCATATGGGAAAAGCCAGTAGTAATGATGTTAGTAAAGACAGTGGGGTGGTTGCTCTTGGCACAACGGTTAACAGCATTCACCTACAAATGGGCTCTAAGACGCAGGAGAACTCTGTTGCTTCATCACCGTGCTCAGCCATGTCTACAGCCACACCTTCTCCCAAATCTGCGGAGCACAACAGCGCTGGCAGCCTTAACAGCCCCAGGCTCAATGGGAAAGGCCTGGAGGACTCGCAAAGCCCAATGAAGGTGGACTCCCCTTTAGTCTGCTCTAAAGCTCCAAACCCTTCGCTTGTTCCATGGGCATCTGTCTCCATCTACCCAAGCTCCAGGGAAGTGCTTAAAGCCTGCAG ACACCTTGGGAAAAACGGTGTATCCACGAGTAGCATCTTAATGGACAGATGTCCCCCTCCAAGGGTCCCTTCTTCACCCTTCCCTCCACTACCAAAGGACAAACTCAACCCCCCTACGCCTAGTATTTAT TTGGAGAGCAAAAGGGATGCGTTCTTCCCACCACTTCACCAGTTCTGCACTAACGCGGTCAACCCTGTTACAGTTATCCGAGGCCTTGCTGGAGCACTTAAGCTGG ACCTGGGTCTGTTTTCCACTAAGACCTTGGTGGAGGCAAACCCAGATCACCTGGTGGAAGTGAGGACTCAGTTCTTGCAGCCCACTGATGAGAATTGGGACATCACCGGCACCAGGAAGACATGGCGCTGTGAGAGTAGCCGATCCCATACCACCATCTCCAAGTATGCGCAGTACCAGGCCTCCTCTTTCCAGGAGTCTCTGCGT GAggagaatgaaaagaaaggacAGAAGGAGCACTCTGACACAGAATCAGCTCCTGCAGAAAA tttggtACGACGACGAAGAGGTCCCTTTAAGCACATCAAGTTTGGGACAAACATTGACTTGTCAGATGAGCAAAA GTGGAAGCTGCAGCTGGCTGAGTTGAGTAAGCTGCCTGCATTCGCTCGTGTTGTTTCTGCAGGGAACCTGCTCACTCATGTGGGCCATACTATCCTGGGCATGAATACTGTccagctctatatgaaggtccCTGGCAGCAGGACACCAG GTCATCAAGAAAACAACAATTTCTGTTCAGTCAACATTAACATCGGCCCAGGAGACTGTGAGTGGTTTGCTGTACCCGAGTCATACTGGGGTGTTCTGAATGACTTTTGTGAGAA GAATAACATCAATTTCTTGATGGGCTCATGGTGGCCTAACCTGGAGGACTTGTATGAAGCTAATGTGCCAGTGTATCGCTTCATCCAGAGACCAGGAGACCTAGTGTGGCTAAACACGGGCACAGTACACTGGGTGCAGGCCATTGGCTGGTGCAATAATGTAGCCTGGAATGTAGGCCCTCTCACCG CACATCAGTACAAGTTGGCAGTGGAGCGCTATGAGTGGAACAAACTCCAGAGTGTCAAATCCATCGTTCCTATGATTCACCTCTCTTGGAACCTGGCCAGAAATATTAAAGTATCGGACCACAAGCTCTTTGAGATGATCAA GTACTGTTTGCTGAAGACACTGAAGCAGTGTCAGATGCTCAGGGAGGCTCTGATAGCTGCAGGCAGAGAGCTGGTGTGGCATGGGAGGACCAAGGACGAGCCAGCACACTACTGTAGCATTTGTGAG GTGGAGGTCTTTGACCTACTGTTTGTCACCAGTGAGAGCAACTCGCGGAAGACCTATGTGGTGCATTGTCAGGACTGTGCTCGTCGAGGCAGTCCAAACCTTGAAAATTTTGTAGTTTTGGAGCAGTATAAGATGGAGGATCTGATGCAAGTCTATGACCAGTTCACATTA gCTTCACCTCTGCCTTCCTCCACAtcttga